In Desulfopila inferna, the DNA window TCGGGAGCATATGGAAAAGCTAAAAGAAGAAGGGCAGAACAATAAGTATCTGCCCGGGTTCTTCTTTGGCAAAAATCTTATCCCGACCACCGACCTGAAAGAGGCGGTTGGGGAAAGCGAAATACTTTGCATGGTCGTAACTTCCCAGGTGTATAGATCGGTGTTTAAGGAAATTCTTCCGAATTTGCGAGATAACACTATCATTGTTTCTGCTGTAAAAGGTATAGAAAATACAACCCTTCTCACCATGACTCAGGTAATGGAGGAGGAATTGATCCATAACGGCAAAAAAGAGTCTGTTCAACTCGCTGTATTGTCCGGGCCATCTTTTGCCCGTGAAGTTGCAGATAACGTCCCTACGGCCGTGACAATTGGCTGCCGTAATATGTCGACGGCGAGGATGCTGCAGGATTTATTTGGAACAGATACCTTCCGTGTCTATGTAAGCACTGATGTCGTCGGCCTGGAGGTAAGCGCGGCCTTTAAAAATATAATAGCCATAGCAACGGGCATATGTGATGGGCTCGGTTACGGCATGAACACGCGCGCAGCCCTGATTACTCGCGGGCTTGCCGAAATAACACGGTATGGTATGCACATAGGTGCCGACCTCCAGACATTTTCCGGATTGAGCGGCATGGGCGATCTTATTCTGACCTGTACCGGGGATTTGAGCAGAAACAGGAGCGTTGGTGTGCAGTTGGGTCGGGGAAAAAAGCTTGAGCAAATACTCTCAGAAATGAACATGGTTGCCGAAGGTGTTAAAACAACACTCTCAGGCTACAAGCTTAGTCGAAAAAATGGTATCGAAATGCCGATACTAGAGCAGGTATATAAGATTCTTTACGAAAACAAAGATTGTTCAAAGGCCGTACAGGACCTGCTCTCCCGGGACATGAAGGCTGAATAATCGTAACCATTCAGAGGTAAGCGCTGGCTCCGGGCACACCCCATTTGCACCTGCACACGATCAGCCCGAAAAATATAGGCGCACTATGATTTTCCAGGCTGCTTATCTGGAGCGGCTGAACGGTTACCACTCAGGGTAAACTGCCGGTTTTTAACTTCTTGCTGCTAATAAACTATCGATCAGACCAGTCATTATCAAGAAATCTGCTATGGTCAGGTTTTTCTGGTTTTTCTTCCATGAGTCGTAATTCCAGCCATTTCATGACCTTGTCCGCTTCCGAACGAAATTCGGCAAGCGCCCTCCCCCTGTGACTGATGGAGTTTTTTTGTTCCGGTGATATTTCCGCAAAGGTTTTATCAAAATCAGCAACATGAAAGACAGGATCATATCCAAAACCATTGCTTCCGTGTTTTTCCGTAGTGATAGTACCGTAACATTTTCCTTCGTAGGTGAGGGCGGGCCCGGAAGGTACGGCTACCGAGAGAACGCAGTGGAAGTATGCACTTCTGTCGGCGACATTCTCCATTTCCCGCAAGAGTTTATCCACATTCTCCTCATCACTCGCGCCAGCGCCGGCATATCTTGCGGAATAAACACCCGGTTCGCCATTCAGCGCATTAACCACCAGACCTGAATCATCTGCTATAGCCGGAAGACCGAGAACGCGAGCGACATGATGTGCCTTTTTATACGCATTTTCATCAAAGGTGGCACCATCCTCTATGGCTTCAGGTATCGGTCCAAAATCCGAAAGAGATCGAATCTCTATTTTAAAATCATGCAAAATAGTCCTGAATTCCTTTATCTTATTTTCATTGTTAGTAGCCAGGACAATAATATTAACCATGGAGCCACCTCTATTTATTTGTGAATTTTCTTTTTTTTAGTTTTTTTTTCAGTCTGTTGTCATATCTTTCCTGCTCACTATAGATACAGCCGCAATAGGGCTGTCTATAAAGATCGTTTTGGATGGAAAGATCTATGCCCTGCTGCCATCCTTCCCGGAAATCATGGTAGACAAATGAAATATCATATTTTTTAGATAGCAGAGAACATTTGTCGCGAAGAAGGGAATGGTTTTGATAAACGCTGTATAGAAGAGTTGTGGAAAAGGAAGAATACTCGTTGTTTTTGGCAAATTTGACGGTTTCCTCAAGACGAATGTCGTAGCAGATAGCACATCGTTTCTCTTCATTAAAAACAACTTGGCGGGCAAAGGTGTTAAAGTCGTAATCCCGGTGGCAAATGAGAGAAATGTCACTTTTTACCGACAATTCAAGAAGAGAATCAAGTCTCCTTCTAAATTCCTTGTATGGGTGAATGTTGGGATTGTAAAAATAACTGGTTACTTCGAAGCCATCTTGTTGAAGGATATCAAGTGGATATAACAGGCATGGACCACAACATGTATGAAGAAGGAGTTTCATTTAAAGTTTGTATTTCTTAGGATCTATGCCATATTGGTGAATTTTATAATTAATAATGCGCAGACTGGTATCAAGATATTTTGCTGTTTTGGTCTGGTTACCGTTATGCTTTTTTAGACCTTCAATTATAAGATCTTTTTCAAATCTTTCCACTGAGGAAGCAAGAGAAAGAGGCTTATCCGAAATAGTTTCGCCAGCCACCTGGAGAGTTGGGGGAAGATGCACTCCTTTTATAGAATCGTCATCGCAGATTAATACCGCTCTTTCCATGCAGTTTTGCAGTTCGCGAACGTTTCCAGGCCAGTGATACTGGATAAGCATATCAATAGCGGAAGTAGAAATCCTACGTATGGTCTTGTTATTCTCTCGGGCATATTTTTCAAGAAAGTATTCTGCAAGCAGGAGAATATCGGTCCTTCTCTCCCTGAGTGGAGGCATATAGACCGGAAAAACGTTGAGTCGGTAATACAGATCTTCCCGAAAAAGTTTTTCAGACACCGCTTTCTCAAGATCCCGGTTAGTAGCAGCAACCAGACGAACATCACACTCGATGGATTTAGATGAGCCCAGACGCTGGAAGGTTCTTTCCTGTACAACATTGAGCAGTTTAACTTGGACCGAATGGCTTATTTCTCCTATTTCATCAAGAAAGAGAGTCCCGCCCTCAGCTTTTTCAAATCTCCCTGTTTTACGCTCGTTTGCTCCGGTAAATGCACCCTTTTCATGCCCAAAAAGCTCGCTTTCGAGAAGTGTTTCAGGTAGAGCTGAACAGTTAACAGCGACAAATGGCTTATCTTTTCGTTTGCTGTTATAATGAAGAGCCTTAGCCACCAGCGTTTTTCCCGTACCGGATTCCCCCCTGAGGAGGACGGTAGCGTTTGAGTCTACTACCCGATGAACCATTTCATAGACATCCTGCATTCTGCTGGAGTTGCCTATAATATCGTTAATTTTGTTCTTTTCCGACAATTCTCTTTTGAGTTTAAGGTTTTCTATACGGAGATGTTCCTGTTCACGGTTGACAATCTGAATTCGTCGGGTGGTTTGGGCAATAAGGCTACTCAGAACAGTGAGAAATTGAAGATCTTTGTTGGCTTGATCGTCAATACCCTTTTCATATACACGATCAACTGAAAGAGTTCCAATTACCCGCTTACCATCCTTAATGGGGACACAGAGAAACGACCTCTTTTGATTCTTTATATCTCCGCGTGATCTGGTTCTGTTGAGAAATAACGGTTCTTCCGCTATATGGGGAACGATGATTGATTCACCGGTGGCAACAACCCTTCCCGTTATACCCTCACCTATCTTATATTTGCCGCGCCGTTTCCCTTCAGCCGGTATTCCGTAGGCTACCTCTATTTCGAGTTTACCGGTAACCGGGTTGATAATTGAGACGGTTCCGTTTTCCATTTCTTTGGAAAAAGAGAGAATTTCCATTGATTTGTGTAAGCACTCGGAAATACTCCCGGACGAGGCAAGTTCCTTTGTTATATCATAGAGGCAGGTAAGGTCTTGAAGTTCGGCTTCGACATCTATTGTTCTATTCATTACACACCACGTTCCTGTTTGATGAACTCGTAAAAGAGACCAGCATCGTTGTTGATCCGAAATACGTCCTGCCAAATCCCGATCAGAACTACACCGAGCTTTTCTTGAGGTCTGAATTGACCACAGAGCCCATCTCGGCAAATTCGACCACATTTTACGAGATCAAAATAAATAACAACCTCAAAGTAAAATAACATTTTTCAAAAAAACATACACAAAACATTACAATATTGTATACAATTGATAAAAAACATATTTATCTTCTCTGTGTTTATTGACAACAGGACTGAGAGGTGTTACAAAAACTGAGTCGAAAGACCGGAGGGATGGCCGAGTGGTTTAAGGCGGCGGTCTTGAAAACCGTTGTACGAAAGTACCGTGGGTTCGAATCCTACTCCCTCCGCCACCTGAATGGAGAGATGACCGAGTTGGCTGATGGTGCTCGCCTGCTAAGCGAGTGTGGGGGTAACACTCCACCGAGGGTTCGAATCCCTCTCTCTCCGCCATCATTTACGATAAAGAAGCAGTCGTAAGCCGCAAGAGACCCCATTTATTTAAAACTAGCGCGCTATCGCGTGCGGGAATGGCTTTTTATTATCAATTCAACCACTCCTTTAGGTTTAGCTCGAGTGCATCACTCTGAAGTGAAACAGTGGCGGTGATAAGGCAATGGAACTGTAATTCTCTCGCTAAATTCTTATTGCCTCTAATAAACACATATTGAAACTGTCAATCTAGAAAGGGGGATATTAAAATCCCCAGATGAGGGTGCGTTTTATCCACCCAACAAGGCCGGTTTCATGTTTTACCTTGACCCAACCATCACGTTGCTCAACCGTTTCAAAAACAACACCATAATACGCTTTTCCAACGATCTTATAGTTGACGCCAGGTCCACTCCGTATGTTTATTTTACTGTTCTTGTCCTTATTCATCTTGACGATCATATGGCCCTTATCAACCAGCAGAGGCCTGTATATCCAGCCACTGTCATCTTCAAAGTCACTGACCTTTACCCAATCTCCCTCTTTGGAAATTACCTTTAATGGAAAACCTTTGCCGTATTCCCACCTAACATCATAATTAGTGCCCGGACCTGAACGAAGGTTGACCGAATCTCCATCCACAC includes these proteins:
- a CDS encoding NAD(P)H-dependent glycerol-3-phosphate dehydrogenase, whose protein sequence is MILSKKNSTITVVGAGSWGTAIAGILSSKGHTTFLWGHRREHMEKLKEEGQNNKYLPGFFFGKNLIPTTDLKEAVGESEILCMVVTSQVYRSVFKEILPNLRDNTIIVSAVKGIENTTLLTMTQVMEEELIHNGKKESVQLAVLSGPSFAREVADNVPTAVTIGCRNMSTARMLQDLFGTDTFRVYVSTDVVGLEVSAAFKNIIAIATGICDGLGYGMNTRAALITRGLAEITRYGMHIGADLQTFSGLSGMGDLILTCTGDLSRNRSVGVQLGRGKKLEQILSEMNMVAEGVKTTLSGYKLSRKNGIEMPILEQVYKILYENKDCSKAVQDLLSRDMKAE
- a CDS encoding XTP/dITP diphosphatase is translated as MVNIIVLATNNENKIKEFRTILHDFKIEIRSLSDFGPIPEAIEDGATFDENAYKKAHHVARVLGLPAIADDSGLVVNALNGEPGVYSARYAGAGASDEENVDKLLREMENVADRSAYFHCVLSVAVPSGPALTYEGKCYGTITTEKHGSNGFGYDPVFHVADFDKTFAEISPEQKNSISHRGRALAEFRSEADKVMKWLELRLMEEKPEKPDHSRFLDNDWSDR
- a CDS encoding epoxyqueuosine reductase QueH, producing MKLLLHTCCGPCLLYPLDILQQDGFEVTSYFYNPNIHPYKEFRRRLDSLLELSVKSDISLICHRDYDFNTFARQVVFNEEKRCAICYDIRLEETVKFAKNNEYSSFSTTLLYSVYQNHSLLRDKCSLLSKKYDISFVYHDFREGWQQGIDLSIQNDLYRQPYCGCIYSEQERYDNRLKKKLKKRKFTNK
- a CDS encoding sigma-54 interaction domain-containing protein yields the protein MNRTIDVEAELQDLTCLYDITKELASSGSISECLHKSMEILSFSKEMENGTVSIINPVTGKLEIEVAYGIPAEGKRRGKYKIGEGITGRVVATGESIIVPHIAEEPLFLNRTRSRGDIKNQKRSFLCVPIKDGKRVIGTLSVDRVYEKGIDDQANKDLQFLTVLSSLIAQTTRRIQIVNREQEHLRIENLKLKRELSEKNKINDIIGNSSRMQDVYEMVHRVVDSNATVLLRGESGTGKTLVAKALHYNSKRKDKPFVAVNCSALPETLLESELFGHEKGAFTGANERKTGRFEKAEGGTLFLDEIGEISHSVQVKLLNVVQERTFQRLGSSKSIECDVRLVAATNRDLEKAVSEKLFREDLYYRLNVFPVYMPPLRERRTDILLLAEYFLEKYARENNKTIRRISTSAIDMLIQYHWPGNVRELQNCMERAVLICDDDSIKGVHLPPTLQVAGETISDKPLSLASSVERFEKDLIIEGLKKHNGNQTKTAKYLDTSLRIINYKIHQYGIDPKKYKL
- a CDS encoding SH3 domain-containing protein → MSKSKNREFLKPIYKILMLQKKLYYQLVLFLVFSLFSCAPSFAEMLSVDGDSVNLRSGPGTNYDVRWEYGKGFPLKVISKEGDWVKVSDFEDDSGWIYRPLLVDKGHMIVKMNKDKNSKINIRSGPGVNYKIVGKAYYGVVFETVEQRDGWVKVKHETGLVGWIKRTLIWGF